A window of Nocardiopsis sp. Huas11 genomic DNA:
GCACACGGCCGCCACCGTCACCGCCCGGCTGATCGCCCACGCCGACACCGGAGCCATCGCCCCGGACGTGGACACCGCCGACCGCGGCGTGGGCGTGGTCCGCGCGCCCTGACCGCCCCGCGCACGACGAGGGCCCGGGAGCGCGTCGCACGCGCTTCCGGGCCCGGGCTGGTTCTCGCCGACCATGGGAGGCGACCCCTGCTGGGGCACCGCCCCACGGGCCGCGGTCGCGGGTCCTACAGGATCGAACCGGGGGAGTAGGCGGCGGCCTCCGGGTGCGCGGCGGTGATCGCCTCGATCCGCGCCACCACCGACTCGACCTGGTCGGCGGCCGCACCCGTGAACGTGATCCGGTCGGCCAGCAGCGCGTCCAGCGCCGCCCGGTCCAGCGGGAAGCGCTCGTCCTCGGCCAGCCGGTCGAGCAGCCGGTTGCCCGTGCCCTCCTGGCGCATCGCCAGGGCCGAGCCCACCGCGTGCTCCTTGATCAGCTCGTGCGCGGTCTCGCGGCCCACGCCCGCCCGCACGGCCGCCATCAGCATCTTCGTGGTGGCCAGGAACGGCAGGTAGCGGTCCAGCTCGGCCGAGACCACCGCGGGGAAGGCGCCGAACTCGTCCAGCACCGTCAGCATCGTCTCCACGAGGCCGTCGAAGGCGAAGAACGCGTCGGGCAGCGCCACCCGGCGCACCACCGAGCACGACACGTCGCCCTCGTTCCACTGGTCGCCCGCCAGCTCACCGGTCATCGAGGCGTACCCGCGCAGGATCACGGTCAGCCCGTTCACCCGCTCGCACGAGCGCGTGTTCATCTTGTGCGGCATCGCCGACGAACCGACCTGGCCCTCGGCGAACCCCTCGGTCACCAGCTCGTGCCCGGCCATCAGACGGATGGTCTTGGCCAGCGACGACGGACCCGCGGCCAGCTGCACGAGCGCGGTGAGCACCTCGAAGTCCAGCGAGCGCGGGTAGACCTGGCCCACGCTGGTGAACCGGTGCTCGAATCCGAGGTGCGCGGCGACCTCGTCCTCCAGCGACGCCAGCGCGGCGCGGTCGCCGCCCAGCAGGTCCAGCATGTCCTGGGCGGTGCCCACCGGGCCCTTGATCCCGCGCAGCGGGTACCGGGCGATGAGCTCCTCCAGCCGCCCGTGGGCGACCAGCACCTCGTCGGCGATCGACGCGAACCGCTTGCCGAGCGTGGTGGCCTGCGCCGCCACGTTGTGCGAACGCCCGGCCATGACCGTCTCGCCGTACTCGGCGGAGAGCCGGCCCAGGCGGGCCAGCAGCGCGGTCACGCGGTCGCGCACCAGCAGCAGGCTGTCGCGCACCTGGAGCTGTTCGACGTTCTCCGTCAGGTCGCGCGAGGTCATGCCCTTGTGGACGTGCTCGTGCCCGGCGAGGTCGTTGAACTCCTCGATGCGGGCCTTGACGTCGTGGCGGGTGACCTTCTCGCGCTCGGCGATGGAGGCCAGGTCGACCTGGTCGAGGACCTTCTCGTAGTCCTCCACCACACCGGCGGGCACGTCCACGCCCAAACGCGCCTGAGCGCGCAGCACGGCCAGCCACAGCCGCCGCTCGGCGACGACCTTGTACTCGGGGGACCACAGGCGGGTCAGCTCCGCGGACGCGTAGCGGGCTGCCAGGACATCGGGGATTACCGGTTTCGCACTCACGTCGCACCACCCTATAGCGCTGAACAGGCACGTCCTCAGGCGGACCCGGTGAGCACGGCGCGCGCGGACCCGGTCGGCGCGGCGCACGGACACGGCGGGCGGGGGAGCGGTCCGGTGTCACCGAGGGTAGGGTCCGCCCTACCGGCGATCCTCGGGTGCGGCCGATTCCGCCCGTGCGCCGATCTGCCTACCTTGGGCACATGACCACGCATCAGACCGCGTCACGCCGCCCACCCACGCTGTCGCACGCCATCACGAGCCCCCGATTCCTGCTCACACCCTGGCCCTGGCGGGGCCTGGCCTACACCGGCAGTTCGACACTGGTGGCCTTCGTCCTGTTACTCGCCGCCTCGCCGATCCTCGTCCTGTGGCTGGCCCTGTTCGTGGCGTGGACCACGAGGTTCGAGTCGATCGCCGACTTCGGCGGGATCGTGCTCCTGCTGGTCTTCTCCCTGGCCTCCACGGCCGTGCTCGGCCCTTGGCTCGCGCTACCGCTGGGGGCACTGGAGCGCTGGCGCCTGGGCCTGGTCCAGGACGCTCCCGCCCGGAGCGGGCACAACGTGCCGCCCCCTGGGTTGTGGGCCTGGATGCGCACGCGCTACACCGAGGCCGCGACCTGGCGCGAGCTGGTCTACGCCGGGCTCATGCTTCCCCTGGTGGCGGCCAACGCCGCCCTCACGGGTTTCCTCGGGATCTTCGTGCTCCTGCTGATCTCCGCGCCCTTCTTCCTGGACGAGGAGCCGGGCAGCCGGATACACCTCGGTTTCGTGGAGATCACCTCCTCCGCCCAGGCCGTGCCCTACACCCTGCTGGCCCCGGTCCTGCTCCTGTTGGCGCTCTACGCCTCCTCTGGCCTGTCCGCCCTGCACGCGTCGGTCGCCCGGGCCCTGCTGGTGGGACCGCCCAAGGAGGAGCTGCGCGCCGAACTCAGCGAGGTCACCGAATCGCGTGCCCGCCTGGTCAACGCCTTCGAGTACGAGCGCAGCCGCATCGAACGCGACCTGCACGACGGCGCGCAGCAGCGGCTGGTCGCGCTGTCCATGGACCTGGGCCTGGCCCGCCTGGACCTGGAGGAGGACGGCGAGGCGGACCGTCGCGTGGCCACCGCCCAGGGCAAGGCCAACGACCTCATCGAGGAGCTGCGCGAGCTGGTGCGCGGCATCCACCCCCGCGTGCTCACCGACCGGGGCCTGCCCGCCGCGCTGGCCGAACTCGCCGACCACTGCCCCGTGCCCACCCGGGTGGACACCGAGATCCCCGGCCGGCTGCCCGCGCATGTGGAGGGCACCGCCTACTTCGTCGTCGCCGAGGCGCTCACCAACGTCTACAAGCACACCGAGGCCAACGCCGCCACCGTGCAAGCCAGGACCGGTCCGGGCGCACCGGGTGAGCCCGACGTCCTCGTGGTCGAGGTCACCGACTACGGTGTGGGCGGCGCCGACCCCGCCAAGGGATCCGGGCTCACCGGCCTCAAGGACAGGGTCGCCGTCATGGGCGGCACAATGGAGCTGTCCAGCCCCGAAGGCGGGCCGACCCGAATCCGAGTGGAGCTGCCGTGCGGACCGATCCCGCCGACCCCGGGGGCCTGAGCCCCGTTCCGACCGTGCTCGCGGAGGACGGTGTGCTCCTGCGGGAGGGCCTGATCGGGGTGCTCGAACGGTTCGGATTCCCCGTCGTCGCCGCCGTCGGCGACGGCGAGGCGCTGGTCGAGGCGGTCACCGAGCACGACCCCGGACTGGTCGTCACCGACATCCGCATGCCGCCCGACTTCACCGACGAGGGACTGCGGGCCGCCGTACGGCTGCGGCGGGACCGCCCCGGCCTCGCGGTCGTGGCGCTCAGCCAGTACGTGGAGCTCAGCTACGCCTCCGACCTCCTGGACACCGGCGACGGGCGCGGTGTGGGCTACCTGCTCAAGCAGCGGGTCGGCGACGTGCGGGAGTTCGCCTCCACGCTGCGCCAGGTGGTGGAGGGCGCCACGGTCGTGGACCCCGAGGTCGTGCGCCAGCTGCTGCGCCGCAGCGCCGACCCGCTGGAGCGGCTCACCCCGCGCGAGCGCGAGGTGCTCGGGCTCATGGCCGAGGGCCACTCCAACGGGGCCATCGCGCGGCAGCTGGTGGTCAGCGACGCTGCCGTGGGCAAGCACGTGGGCAACATCCTCGCCAAGCTCGAACTGCCGCTCGACGACGGCGTGCACCGCCGGGTCCAGGCGGTGCTGGCCTACCTGCGAGGCAGCCAGGTCCGCTGAGGACGATGCGGGCGGTGCGGCCTGGGAGCCGGCGTCCGCGAGCCCGATCCGATCGTCCGACGGGCCGCGCGTCAGCCGACGGGGGCGTCGATCCGGGCGCGCTCGCTCTCGCCCTCGGACAGGAACAGGGCCAGCCGCTCGGCCTGTGCGCCGAGCTCCTCCCGCTCGGCCCCGGTCAGGGGCCTCAGCGGCGTGACGGCCACCGCGCCGTCCTCGGACCGCCAGGTCGCGGCGACGCGTCCGTCCACCAGCACCACGCGCTCACCGGCCACCGACAGGCCCCGGTGCTCGTCGTCGATGATCCGGTTCCGGTAGTGGTAGCCCAGCACCGCGTTGTCGAACGCGGGCAGGAACCGCACCGGGGCCGCGGTGCCGGGGTCCGGGCGCGGCGCGTCGGGCAGGTCCAGCAGCTCCCTTCCCCGCTCGTCGCGGAAGCTGACGAGTTCCGCGCGGGTGGCGGCCACCGCGGCGGGCAGCCCGGCCAGCCCGCACCAGGAACGCAGGTCGGTGGTGGTCGCGGGGCCGTACGCGGCGAGGTAGCGCCGGACCAGGGCCTGGCCGACCGGGTCGCAGCCCTCCGGGGCGGGCGGATCGACCTCCCGGCCCAGCCACGAGGAGAGCAGGACGTTGCGCACGCCACCCTTGGTCCGCCACAGCCCGCGCGGTGGGGCCTGCGCGACGGGCAGCAGCGCCGAGACCAGCATCTCGCCCAGGGGCCGCTTGCCCGGCTGCGGCCACCGGTGGGCGAGCGCCGCCACGAGTTCGGTCATGGTCCGCGGCTCGCCGTCGGCCATCACCGCGCGGCCCGCTTCGGCGAGCTCGTCCAGGTCCACGCCCTGGAGCTCGGCGCGGTACACGCCCATCACCTTCTGCCGCAGCATGGCGTCGAACCGGGAGCGCCAGGCGAGGGCGTCCTCGGCGGTGACCAGGTGCACGGTGCGCCGCATGAGGTGGACGCGCACCACCCGGCGTTCGGTCAGCAGATCGGACAGCGTCGCGGGGTCGAAGGATCGCAGGCGTGACCAGAGTCCGATGAACGGTTCCTGGGGTTCCTGGGCCTGGAGGCCGCCGAGCAGGGACACGGTGTCCAGGACCGACGCGTCGGTCGGTTCGAGCAGCGCCTGCCGGGCCAGGGTGGCGCGGTTGAGCGCACGGTCGTCCAGCACGGGCGCGGTCTTCGTGGGCATCTTGTGTTCCTCTGTCTCCTCGTGGCCTGGAGAGAACCATCGCAGAGGTGGAGGCCGACCACTGTCCTGCACTGGACGCGTTGGACGGCCGGCCAACGTGGTGCCGCGCACTACGGCGCGCGGGACGTGCCGAACGGGGGACGGGGGGACGGAAGGAACCGCCGGTGTGCGCTACATCCATCCTCCGGCCCATAGCGCCGACAGCGCAGGCGGTGGAACCACCGCGCATATCACTCATGGATGACGCGGAGCCGGAATGGGAGCCGAATCAGCGCCGCCGCATCGTTCTGTCGGATGATCTCCGGGTAAGCGATCGGCCATGTCAGGCGGTGCGGAAGTAACTTTCGTGCATGGTGGTGATCTGCCTGCGGAGCGCGCTACGATAGCTCACGGCGGACTGGTCAATGGATGCGCCGACGACGCGCATTCGCATCTCTTTTCCATGCGGATCTCCTCTCTCCGGTGGATGCCGACCACTGTTTCCGGGTCTAGCCTTCCATTGAATGCTCTCCCTTGGTGGAGTGTGCCTTGTTCGGAACCCCCCCAGACCCTTCCTGATTGCATCGAACAAGGTGGTCAAGGACGCTCATGCTCTCCTATTCTCCGGCGGCGGCACAGTTCGCTTCGACGACTCACACCAGTGCGGAGTACGACGGATTCATCGGCTGGGTGATCAGTTTGATCTCCACCCTGGGGGAGGTCGGGGTGGGTATCGCCCTTGCCATCGAGGCGCTGTTCCCGCCGGTCCCCAGTGAACTCATTCTTCCGGTCGCCGGATATCTCTCCTACGCAGGGGAGATGAACTTCGCCTTCGCCCTGTTCTGTGCCACGGTGGGCGCGATGGTCGGCGCCTGGATCTTCTACGCCATCGGAGCTCTCATCGGGCGTGAGCGCACCCGGTGGCTGTTCGAGAAGGTGCCGCTTTTCGAGGTGGAGGACTTCGACCGTTCCGAGCGGGTGTTCGCGCGGTGGGGCGGCCTCGCCGTCCTGGTCGGCCGCTGCATTCCGCTGGTGCGCAGCGTCATCTCGGTCCCGGCCGGTATCGAGCGGATGCCGTTGTGGAAGTTCTCGCTGTACACCGTGATCGGCAGCGGTGTGTGGAACACGATCTGGATCGGCCTGGGCTTCGTCTTCGGCCCGCAGATCGACCCCCTCCTGACCCAGTACAGCAGCCTGCTCAGCAGGGGTGTCGTCGCCATCATCGGGCTGCTGTTCGCCTGGTTCGTCGTCTCCCGCACGACCAGGCTCATCCGCGCCCGCAAGGCGCCGGCCGACGAGGACACCATCGTCGAGCACACCGCGTCCTGAACCTCACCTGCCGGCCGTGATCCGGGACGGTTCTCCGCTGCCCCGGCCGAGCCGTCCCGGGCCCGCCTGGACGAGCACGTGAGCGGGCCCTGGTGTGTTCGCCGCCTCGTTCGCGTCGGCGCTCAGGCGGAGTCCGGCGGCGCGTCGGCGGTCAGAGTGAGTGCGCCGGGGAGGGCGTCGAAGGCCAGTGCGACCTCGGCGACGAGGGTCTGCGCGTCGCCGGGACGGTTCCGGTGCCGGTGGGCGCGCATCCAGTTCTTGGTGCCGTACCGCACCGCCGCCAGGGCCATGTCCGCGGCCAGCCGCAGCCGGACGTCCTCACGGCTGTCGGTGTCGAACTCCTTCTCCAGGACGTCGATCATCCTCGCCTGGAGGTCCTGGGTGGTGCCCGCGTGGTACACGCGCAGCGCCGGTGTGCGGGCGGCCAGGCCCCGGCAGGCCAGGTAGCGCTCGGTCCAGTCCTCCGGGAGGCCGCGCACCGCGGACGCGTAGCGGTCGCGCAGGTGGGCCAGGACCGGGCCCGTGATCGGATGGCGGGCGACCTCGCCGGCGTAGGCGTCCCACAGTTCGTTCTCGGCCGCCATCGCGACCTCTTCCTTGGAGGAGTAGTAGCGGAAGAAGGTCCGCATGGAGACCTCGACCGCGGCCACCAGCTCCTCCAGGGTGACCTCGTTGTAGCCGCGTTCCAGGAACATGCGCAGCGCCGTGTCGGCGAGGGAGCGCCGGGTGCGCAGCTTCTTGCGCTCTCGGAGGGGGAGCGGGGCTTCGCTCTCGGTGAGGCGGTCGGTCATCGGGCCAGCGTACTCGCGACAGCGGGGGGCGGTGGAACGCCGTTGCCATTTTGTGCCTGTGATGGCATAGTGCCAGTGACTGGCATATTTTGTCCGTCCCGGTTCCCCGCCCCTTCCTCGAGAGTGAGCACATGACCGACACAGCCGATGAAGACGCCCGCCGCGACGATGACCGCACGGTGGTGCTGGGTGATCAGCTCGTCAAGATCCACGACATGCTGCGCGGCGAGCTGGCCTCAGTGCGTGAGGGACTGGACTCCACGCGCGGCCCCGGCGAGCCGCGTCCACTGGAGGAACAGCTCCGCAAGAAGTGCCTGTCCTTCTGTGAGTTTCTGCACGGTCACCACACCGCCGAAGACGAGCACTTGTTCCCCGGGCTGGCGGAGTCCCATCCCCACCTGGCGCCCGTGCTGGAGCGCCTGTCCAGGGAGCACTCGGTGATCAGCCGCAGCCTCGACCGCATCCAGGAACTGGTGACGAGCGGTGATCCCGCCACGGTGCGCGAGGACGTCGAGCGCCTGGCCGCCGAGGTCGAGGCCCACCTGGACTATGAGGAGGCCCAGCTGGTGGAAGCGCTCAACTCCTACGGTCCCATGCAGGTATGAGCTGTGAACACATCGCCTCGGGCACCAGTGACAGCATGGTCCGACCCTGTGCGATGTGAGTGACCGGCGGGACTACCCCGCCACGGGGACGTTTTCCAGGGCCGTTGGCAGGGCTTCGCTGTGGATGATGTGCAGGTGGCTGACCGCGCGGGTGAGGGCCACGTAGAGGCGGTGGAGTCCACGTGGCTCCGCGGCAACGATGTGAGCGGGCTCGGCGACCACGACGATGTCGAACTCCAGCCCCTTGGCCAGCGTCGCCGGTACGCACACCAGCCGGTCGGTCTCCATCGCGTCCTCGGTCTCCCCGATGAGCGCGGTCCGCAGCCCTTCCGCGGACAGGTGTTCCCGGAGATCGGGCAGGTCGGCGTCGGCGGCCACCAGGCCGATGGAGCCCTCGCCCTTGAGCGCTTCGCGACAGGCCAGGGCGAGGGCGGCCGGCAGGTCGGCCGGGTCCGTCGCAGTGACGCGGAGCGCCCCGGGGACATCACGCACCCCGGTGGGCGTGCCCAGGCCGGGAGCGATCTCCGGGAGCAGTCGGGCGGCGTAGTCGATGATCTGGGCCGGGGTGCGGAACCCGCGGTCGAGCACGGTCGGCCGGGCGTCCGGTTCCCCCAGGTGCTCCAGCAGTTCGGTCCAGTCGCCCACCGCTCCCGGGCTGGTGCCCTGGGCGATGTCGCCGAGCACGGTCAGGGAGCCCCGGGTGCAGCGCCGGGCGATCGCGCGCGCCTGCATCGGGCTGAGGTCCTGTGCCTCGTCGATGACGATGTGTCCCAGGGTGCCGGGCCGCTCGATCAGGGCGGCGGCCTCATCGATCAAGGCCAGGTCGGTGACCGACCACCGGGCGGACTTGGGTGTGCGCGGGCGGCCGGGCAGGCGGATCGCGTCCTGTTCCTCGGCGGTGAGGATCCCCTCGGCGGCCCGTCCGAGGCGGTCGGGGTGGGTGAGCAGGCCCAGCACCAGCCGTGCGGGGTCGGTCTTGGGCCACATGTGCCGCACGGCGGCGGTCAGCGCCTTGGTGCGTCGCAGGTGGCCGATGGTGCCCGTGTCGCCGGCGTCGCCGGCGCTCTCGATCCGGCGCATGACCAGGTGTGCCAGCCGTTGGGACAGCAGGTTCGGGCCGGCGCCGTAGGCGATGCCCCGGCCGCGCAGCTCCGTCAGGGCCTCGGCCACCTCCTCCGGGTGGAGGCGCCACTTGCGTGACCCGCGTTCGACGACCAGGGTCTCCTCCAGCGGGCGCACCTGGTCCCACAGGGCGCGTTCGATGACCTGTGCCATGTGGGCCCCGCCCTTGATCCGTTCCGCCTCGGCCTCCTCGGCACGTCGGACGGGCACCCCGCCGATCAGGTCCTCGATGGTGCTCTGGCGTACACCGACCTCGCCGAGGGCGGGCAGCACGTTGCGGATGTAGGACAGGAAGGAGCGGTGGGGCCCGACGATGACCACGCCGCCGTCCTGGCGCAGCCGGTCGCGCTCGGTGAAGAGGAGGTAGGCGATCCGGTGCAGGCCCACGGCGGTCTTGCCGGTGCCCGGCGCGCCCTGGACGCAGAGAGCGGGACGCAGCGGTGCCCGGACCAGTTCGTCCTGCTCGGGCTGGATGGTGGCGACGATGTCGCGCATCGGGCCCGACCGGGGACGCTCGATCTCGGCGGCCAGCAGCCTGTCGGCGGCACCGGTCCCTGGGGATCCGTCCGAGGCGTTCGCGGAGGTGAGGGGTTCGTCCTCGTAGGCGGTGAGGTCGGCGTCCTCGGAGAAGCCGTAGCGGCGGCGCAGCAGCACGCCCCGTGGGTCCTGCCGGGTGGCGCGGTAGAACGCCGACGAGATCCGTGCCCGCCAGTCCAGGACCAGCGGCGTGCCGTCGGAGTCGTGCACGTGGCGCCGCCCGATATAGACCTGGTCGGTACCGTTGCGGTCGGTGCCGTGGGCCTCGAAGACGGTACCCGGCGGATAGTCGAGCCGTCCGAAGAACAGGGGCACGTCGGGGAAGTCGACGAGGGCTTCGGCACGCCGTTCGCGGTAGCGGACGAGCTGGCGGTTGGTGAAGGTGTAGTCGGCGTCCTCCGAACTGTCCTGCACGGTCGGGGTGTTGACGACGTCCTCGTACATGCGCCCGAGGGCGGATCGGGCTCTGGCCAGGTAGGCGCGTTCGGCCTGGAGGGGATCGGGCGCGGGCACGGATGCGGTCATGGTGTGGACATCCTCGAGGTGAGAACGGGGTGGATCGGCGTGGCACGGCCGAACCTCGGAGGCGGCCTGAAGATCTACTCTCTCGTAAGAGCAGGTTTGGGCACTGGCCAGTTGATCCGCTGCTCTCGGCTCCGGCCTCATCTGTGCTCCGTGTCCGCCAGGCGCCGAGACCAGGACCGCGGAATCGCGTCTGCGCCGTTGCGGGCGCCGGCGAGGGCTCCGGCCATGGCCGCGATGTGGCCCGTGCCGTGATCGAGCGGCAGGGCGAAGCGCACGATCTTCGGCAGGTCGTCCGGAGAGTGCAGGAAGGCGGCCAGTGCGAGGGGAACGGCCGTGACGGCACCGTCGTCCCCGCCGAGCGCGCGGATCGCGTCCTGATGGCTGAACCGGTCCCGTACAAGGGCGGCCAACCGGACCAGTTGGGCACGGAAGTCCGGCGTCGTGGCGTACCGGGCCACTGTCGACACCAGATGGAAGACGGCCAGCGGCTGATCCGGGCTCGCCCGGCGGGCATAGGCCACCGCGCACGCCTGGATCGCCGCACCGTCCAAGGCGAGTGGGTGGGCGTGGGTGACGTAGGCGCTGTCCCTGGCGAGCTGGTCCAGCCGGTTCAGCGGGGCGGGCAGGAGTCCGACCGGTGCCACGCGGGCCGCCGCGGCCGCTCCGAACGAGCCCGTTCCGCCGAAGGCCGACGCGGTAGCGTTGCGCCACGAGACGCCGTTGACGATGGCGAGGAAGATCCGGACCTCCCCGTCGCCGAACCCCCGATCGGGGTCGCGCTGCCAGGCGTCGGTGAACTCCTGGGCGAGCCCGGCCTGATGGAGGTCGCAGTCCTCGTCCCGTGTCCGTGATCGCAGGTGATCGGCCAGTGCGGCCATCAGGGCCATGCTGCCGGAGGGGCGCAGTGAGGAGGGGGTGTTCGCCTCGGGAACCGGAGAGAGGGCCAGGCCGTTGGCACAGCGTGCGGCCACGAGACAGCCGGCGTCCCGCTCGGAGGTCAGGTCGGCCATGGTTCCCGGGGCGGGCCGCGGTGTGCCGCGCGAGGAGATCATCGAGTCGTCTCCGTCCAGAGCAGTGGTGTCCAGCCAGACTCTACTCTTACGTAAGGGTAGAATAGTCGGCGAACCGGCCCATCGGCTCGCTCCTTCAGCATCTCCTCGCCCTGACTTCGGAACCGCCGGAGTTCGATCTCGTCGGCAGTCTTCGACGGGACGGGCATGAACGACCACCACGGTATGGATCTCACGACCCCGCGACGTGTGTTCGCCGAGACGGGCGCGACGTGTCGGAACGCCGTTACCGGCCCGCACGCCCTTCTCCACTACGTCGGCCGTTGGTCGGACACACTGCGGGACCTGGACCTGATGGAGAAGGTCT
This region includes:
- the purB gene encoding adenylosuccinate lyase; protein product: MSAKPVIPDVLAARYASAELTRLWSPEYKVVAERRLWLAVLRAQARLGVDVPAGVVEDYEKVLDQVDLASIAEREKVTRHDVKARIEEFNDLAGHEHVHKGMTSRDLTENVEQLQVRDSLLLVRDRVTALLARLGRLSAEYGETVMAGRSHNVAAQATTLGKRFASIADEVLVAHGRLEELIARYPLRGIKGPVGTAQDMLDLLGGDRAALASLEDEVAAHLGFEHRFTSVGQVYPRSLDFEVLTALVQLAAGPSSLAKTIRLMAGHELVTEGFAEGQVGSSAMPHKMNTRSCERVNGLTVILRGYASMTGELAGDQWNEGDVSCSVVRRVALPDAFFAFDGLVETMLTVLDEFGAFPAVVSAELDRYLPFLATTKMLMAAVRAGVGRETAHELIKEHAVGSALAMRQEGTGNRLLDRLAEDERFPLDRAALDALLADRITFTGAAADQVESVVARIEAITAAHPEAAAYSPGSIL
- a CDS encoding sensor histidine kinase, encoding MTTHQTASRRPPTLSHAITSPRFLLTPWPWRGLAYTGSSTLVAFVLLLAASPILVLWLALFVAWTTRFESIADFGGIVLLLVFSLASTAVLGPWLALPLGALERWRLGLVQDAPARSGHNVPPPGLWAWMRTRYTEAATWRELVYAGLMLPLVAANAALTGFLGIFVLLLISAPFFLDEEPGSRIHLGFVEITSSAQAVPYTLLAPVLLLLALYASSGLSALHASVARALLVGPPKEELRAELSEVTESRARLVNAFEYERSRIERDLHDGAQQRLVALSMDLGLARLDLEEDGEADRRVATAQGKANDLIEELRELVRGIHPRVLTDRGLPAALAELADHCPVPTRVDTEIPGRLPAHVEGTAYFVVAEALTNVYKHTEANAATVQARTGPGAPGEPDVLVVEVTDYGVGGADPAKGSGLTGLKDRVAVMGGTMELSSPEGGPTRIRVELPCGPIPPTPGA
- a CDS encoding response regulator transcription factor, whose protein sequence is MRTDPADPGGLSPVPTVLAEDGVLLREGLIGVLERFGFPVVAAVGDGEALVEAVTEHDPGLVVTDIRMPPDFTDEGLRAAVRLRRDRPGLAVVALSQYVELSYASDLLDTGDGRGVGYLLKQRVGDVREFASTLRQVVEGATVVDPEVVRQLLRRSADPLERLTPREREVLGLMAEGHSNGAIARQLVVSDAAVGKHVGNILAKLELPLDDGVHRRVQAVLAYLRGSQVR
- a CDS encoding winged helix DNA-binding domain-containing protein, which produces MPTKTAPVLDDRALNRATLARQALLEPTDASVLDTVSLLGGLQAQEPQEPFIGLWSRLRSFDPATLSDLLTERRVVRVHLMRRTVHLVTAEDALAWRSRFDAMLRQKVMGVYRAELQGVDLDELAEAGRAVMADGEPRTMTELVAALAHRWPQPGKRPLGEMLVSALLPVAQAPPRGLWRTKGGVRNVLLSSWLGREVDPPAPEGCDPVGQALVRRYLAAYGPATTTDLRSWCGLAGLPAAVAATRAELVSFRDERGRELLDLPDAPRPDPGTAAPVRFLPAFDNAVLGYHYRNRIIDDEHRGLSVAGERVVLVDGRVAATWRSEDGAVAVTPLRPLTGAEREELGAQAERLALFLSEGESERARIDAPVG
- a CDS encoding DedA family protein, which translates into the protein MLSYSPAAAQFASTTHTSAEYDGFIGWVISLISTLGEVGVGIALAIEALFPPVPSELILPVAGYLSYAGEMNFAFALFCATVGAMVGAWIFYAIGALIGRERTRWLFEKVPLFEVEDFDRSERVFARWGGLAVLVGRCIPLVRSVISVPAGIERMPLWKFSLYTVIGSGVWNTIWIGLGFVFGPQIDPLLTQYSSLLSRGVVAIIGLLFAWFVVSRTTRLIRARKAPADEDTIVEHTAS
- a CDS encoding TetR/AcrR family transcriptional regulator, producing MTDRLTESEAPLPLRERKKLRTRRSLADTALRMFLERGYNEVTLEELVAAVEVSMRTFFRYYSSKEEVAMAAENELWDAYAGEVARHPITGPVLAHLRDRYASAVRGLPEDWTERYLACRGLAARTPALRVYHAGTTQDLQARMIDVLEKEFDTDSREDVRLRLAADMALAAVRYGTKNWMRAHRHRNRPGDAQTLVAEVALAFDALPGALTLTADAPPDSA
- a CDS encoding hemerythrin domain-containing protein, with translation MTDTADEDARRDDDRTVVLGDQLVKIHDMLRGELASVREGLDSTRGPGEPRPLEEQLRKKCLSFCEFLHGHHTAEDEHLFPGLAESHPHLAPVLERLSREHSVISRSLDRIQELVTSGDPATVREDVERLAAEVEAHLDYEEAQLVEALNSYGPMQV
- a CDS encoding ATP-binding domain-containing protein, with product MTASVPAPDPLQAERAYLARARSALGRMYEDVVNTPTVQDSSEDADYTFTNRQLVRYRERRAEALVDFPDVPLFFGRLDYPPGTVFEAHGTDRNGTDQVYIGRRHVHDSDGTPLVLDWRARISSAFYRATRQDPRGVLLRRRYGFSEDADLTAYEDEPLTSANASDGSPGTGAADRLLAAEIERPRSGPMRDIVATIQPEQDELVRAPLRPALCVQGAPGTGKTAVGLHRIAYLLFTERDRLRQDGGVVIVGPHRSFLSYIRNVLPALGEVGVRQSTIEDLIGGVPVRRAEEAEAERIKGGAHMAQVIERALWDQVRPLEETLVVERGSRKWRLHPEEVAEALTELRGRGIAYGAGPNLLSQRLAHLVMRRIESAGDAGDTGTIGHLRRTKALTAAVRHMWPKTDPARLVLGLLTHPDRLGRAAEGILTAEEQDAIRLPGRPRTPKSARWSVTDLALIDEAAALIERPGTLGHIVIDEAQDLSPMQARAIARRCTRGSLTVLGDIAQGTSPGAVGDWTELLEHLGEPDARPTVLDRGFRTPAQIIDYAARLLPEIAPGLGTPTGVRDVPGALRVTATDPADLPAALALACREALKGEGSIGLVAADADLPDLREHLSAEGLRTALIGETEDAMETDRLVCVPATLAKGLEFDIVVVAEPAHIVAAEPRGLHRLYVALTRAVSHLHIIHSEALPTALENVPVAG
- a CDS encoding ADP-ribosylglycohydrolase family protein produces the protein MISSRGTPRPAPGTMADLTSERDAGCLVAARCANGLALSPVPEANTPSSLRPSGSMALMAALADHLRSRTRDEDCDLHQAGLAQEFTDAWQRDPDRGFGDGEVRIFLAIVNGVSWRNATASAFGGTGSFGAAAAARVAPVGLLPAPLNRLDQLARDSAYVTHAHPLALDGAAIQACAVAYARRASPDQPLAVFHLVSTVARYATTPDFRAQLVRLAALVRDRFSHQDAIRALGGDDGAVTAVPLALAAFLHSPDDLPKIVRFALPLDHGTGHIAAMAGALAGARNGADAIPRSWSRRLADTEHR